The stretch of DNA AATCTATTCTGCTTACGGAATATTTGAAAGCTATTTTGATAAAGTTACACCTTTTGCTGCCGCAGTTGAAATGTTGCACACGTACTCACTTATACATGATGATTTACCTGCAATGGATGATGATGACTTAAGAAGAGGAAAGCCTACTAACCATAAAGTTTTCGGAGAAGCTACTGCTATTTTAGCCGGTGATGCACTTTTAACCAAAGCATTTGAAATAATGACGGACAAAAATATAAACACAGATATACCGATTGAAATGATGATAGAAGCAGCACATAAATTGGCAATTGCAACTGGTGACAGAGGAATGGTTGCAGGGCAATTTGCAGATATTAAGGCTGAAAATAGTAAGGTTGGCTTAGAAAATGTAATCTTTATTCACCAGCATAAAACTGCAGCCCTTATAGGTTACTGCACAGAGCTTGGGGCAATCCTCGGCTTCGGGGATGAAAAAGATAAAGAAATATTGAAAAATTTTGGGCAAAAAATTGGTCTTGCTTTTCAAATATACGATGACGTCCTTGATGTGACATCAACTACCGAACAACTTGGTAAAAATGCAAAAAGTGACATTGAGAATAATAAAGCAACTTACACTACATTTTATGGTGTGGATGAATCCATTAAAATAGCAAACGAACTAATAGATGAGGCAATAAATTCTGTCGAATGTTTTAAAGCTGCCTCCAGGCCGCTTGTGGAAATTGCAAAATATACCACTACAAGAAATAATTAACGAGGGGTTGGATGGGGATAATAGACAATATAAAACTGCCGGACGGGATTCAAGCTTTAGGGTATGACGAATTAAAAGAGTTAGCCAAGGATGTAAGAGAGCTAATTATAGATGTAGTTTCCAAAAATGGGGGGCATCTTGCTCCAAGCCTTGGTGTGGTGGAATTAACCATTGCACTTTTAAAAGTATTCAAACCTGACTTTGACAGAATAGTCTGGGATGTGGGGCATCAATCTTATGCCTACAAAATACTAACTGACAGAAAAGATAGGTTTCACACTTTAAGGACTTATAAAGGGATAAGTGGCTTTATCAAACCTTCAGAGAGTATTTATGATACTTTTGGCGTAGGCCACACAAGTACATCTATCTCTGCAGGTCTTGGGATTAAAACTGCTTCAGACCTGTTGGGAAAGGGGCAGCGTGTAGTTGCTGTAATAGGCGATGGTGCCATGACAGCAGGGCTTGCTTTTGAAGGGCTTAACAACCTTGGCCAGCTTGACAAAAATATGATAGTAATCCTCAATGACAATGAAATGTCGATTAGCCCAAATGTCGGAGCTTTTTCAAGACATTTATCAAAGATTTTATCAGGAGATATCTATACAAAGTTTAGAAAAGATGTTCAAAAGCTTCTTGAAAATGCACCACTTGGAGGGCAGCTTCTTCACGTTGCAAAAAAAATGGAAGAAGGGCTTATAGGATTTTTCACTCCCGGAGCCATATTTGAAGAGTTAGGACTTAGATACATAGGTCCCATTGATGGACACAACATAAAAGATATAGTTTCTGCACTTAATAATGCTAAAAAGCAAGATGGTCCTGTTTTAATACACGTATCAACCAAAAAAGGGAAAGGTTACAAGCCAGCAGAAGAAAACCCAGACATATATCACGGAGTATCATCATTTAATAAGGATGATGGAAAACCTATAAAATTTGGGGCAAAAAAAACTTTTACAAATGTATTTGGTGACAAACTGGTAGACATGGCGCTTAAAAATAATAAGATTGTTGCAATTACAGCTGCTATGGCAGATGGTACAGGGCTTAAAAAATTTGCTGAAGTATTCCCCGACAGATTTTTTGATGTGGGAATAGCAGAGCAACACGCTGTAACATTTGCGGCAGGTCTTGCAATTAACGGACTTAAGCCTTACGTTGCGATATATTCTACATTTTTACAAAGAGCTTATGATCAGATTATCCACGATGTAGCTCTGCAAAACCTTCCTGTAGTATTTTGCATAGATAGAGCGGGGCTTGTGGGAGCTGACGGGCCTACACATCACGGGAGTTTTGATATTTCATATCTGAGATGCGTCCCAAATATAACCATTATGCTACCGAAAAACCTTTTTGAGCTTGAAAAGATGTTAGAGCTTTCTGAAAATATAAACTCTCCCGTTGCCATAAGATATCCACGAGGCAGCGCTGAAGATATAGACGGCTATATTGATGCTGAAGTTGAGCTTGGCTTGCCTGAAATTGTAACAAATACAGGAGAAATTGCATTAATTACTGCTGGACATACTTTCTCTGAAGGCTTTAAAGCAAAAAAATTACTAAAAGAAAAAGGTGTTGATATTTCCCTTATAAATTTAAGGTTTTTAAAACCATTAAATAAAAAAGTATTAACTGATGCAATAAAAGATAAAAAACTAATTGTAACCCTGGAAGATAACAGTATCAAAGGCGGGGTTGGTGAAGAAATATGCTCGCTCGTTATGGAAAATAATATCTGTGCGAAAGTCATAAAATTGGGGTTACCCGATAGTTTTGTTGAACATGGAGATGTCAGTATATTAAAAAAACAGCTCAAACTTGATAGTGAATCCGTTGTAGAGCTCATTTTGGAACATGCCTAAAACCAGACTTGACAAACTTCTAACAGAAAGAGGCTTGGCAGAATCAAGGGAAAAAGCACAGAGATTAATTATGGCAGGGCTTGTGTTGGTAGATAATAATGTAATAGATAAGCCAGGCTCCCAAATTGATGAAACATGCAACATAACCTTGAAAGAGACATTAAAATATGTCAGTCGTGGCGGACTAAAATTAGAAACCGCTCTTAAGTATTTTAATTTAAATTTTAAAGGTAAAATTGTAATTGATATAGGGGCATCAACCGGCGGATTTACAGACTTGTGTCTACAAAACGGTGCTATTAAAGTTTACTCGGTGGATGTGGGGAAAAATCAATTGCATGAAAAACTCCTCAAAGATGAAAGAGTAATCAATCTTGAAAAAACAAATTTCAGATACATCACTTTTGACGCGATTAACGAAAAAGCAGATATAATAGTCTCAGACGTATCTTTTATTTCCCTTACAAACATTATCCCATCGATTATTCAATTCTGTCATGAGAAAACTGAAGCTTGCCTTTTAATAAAACCTCAATTTGAAGCGGGGGCAAAATTTGTAGGTAAAAACGGGGTGGTAAGGGATAAAGAAGTACATGTGCAAGTAATTAACAAGATTATAGATTTTGCAAAAGAATATGGCCTATACACCAAAGGTCTTGTAAAATCTTCAATAAAAGGTCCTAAAGGAAATATTGAATACCTTTTATATTTAAAGTATAATTCTAAAAGTGAGAAGGAAATTGCAGAAAACGAAATAAGGAAAGTAGTTTATGAAGAATATTGCCATTGTGGCTAAACCGCATACTCCAAACATAAAAGATATTACTGAAAAAATAATTAATTTTTTAATGAGTAAAAATAAACGTATATTACTTGAAAAAAGGGCAGCTGAAGCTTTGTGTGTAGATAATTATCACAGTGAAAATGAAATCAGGGATAGTGCAGATTTGGTAATAGTATTAGGCGGTGACGGCACTTTAATCTCTGCTATAAGGTTACTACAAGAAAAAAGTACACCTGTCTTGGGTATAAATTTGGGTAGGCTCGGTTTTTTAACCGACACAAAAATAGAAGATGCCACGTCAACCTTACAAGAGGTTTTTTCAGGAAATTACATGATTGAAAAAAGGATGAAGCTGGATGTCTTAGTAAAAAACAAATATAATACCACATTCAAAGCGCAGGTAATTAATGATTTGGTAATTAATAAAGGTGCTCTCGCCAGAATAATTGATATTGATGTAACCGTTGATAACCTTTTTATGAACACCTATAGAGCTGACGGTATAATTATTTCCACACCTACAGGCTCAACGGCTTATACCCTTGCAGCGGGAGGTCCAATCGTATACCCTACTCTAAATTCAATTATAGTAACACCTATTTGCCCGCATGCTCTCAGCCACAGACCTATAGTCCTTCATGATACAAGTAAGCTGAAATTAAAAGTGAAAGACCTTTATGATAAAGTATTTATAACATGTGATGGTCAGGAAGGGAAAAAGATGGAGTCAGGCGAAGAAGTTTATGTGGAAAAATCAAATTCATTTGCAAACCTTATTGTAACAAAACACCATAATTATTTTACACTTCTAAAAGAAAAGCTTGGTTGGGGAAGGCCTAATGCTTAAAGCACTATCTGTTAGAAATTTAGGAGTAATTGAAGACGTATTTATTGAATTTGAAAAAGGTTTAAATATTATCACAGGGGAAACAGGAGCGGGAAAATCTGTGCTTATTGGTGCAATAAAATTGCTTTTAGGGGACAGATTTAACAAAACTCTCATAAGAGATGAAAGCTTACCTGTAAAAATCGAAGCTGTATTCGAAAATAAGTTTGATTTTCTTGATGATGAAATTAAAGCTGAGTTTGACATAGAAAGTGAAATTATTGTCAAAAGGATTATTGATCCTTCAGGAAAGAATAAGATTAGTATTAATGGAAATATTGCTACCTTGAATCAACTCAAAGATATCATCTCTGAGCTTGTAGATATTCATGGACAGCATGAAAACCAAAAATTACTAAATCCAAAAAATCACTTAAAATATATAGATAAATATATTAAGTCGGATAATCTTAAGATATACAAAGATAAGTTCTCTGAATATATTCATTTGAAAAGAAAGTATGAAACATTAAAATCTGAAATATCAGATTTGTTAAAAAATAAAGACTTCTTGGAATTTCAAATCAAAGAGATAGAAGAGTTAAATATAAGGCTACCTGATGACTTGGAGCTTGAAGACAAATTAAATTATATGACAAATATTGAGAAGATAAATGAAAACTTATCAGCTGCGTTAAATAATCTGAAAGATGGAGAAATCAATGCCTATTCACTTATTTCAGATGCACTAAAGAATATTTCTTATACCTGCCGTTATCTCGAAAAGTTAAAAGATACAGAAAACAGACTTAACTCAGTACTTTATAATTTAGATGAAATTGCTTCAGAATTGTATGAATATATACAAGTTGATGAATTTGACCCTAATATTTTAAATGAGCTAAATGCAAGAAAATATAGATTAGACAACCTAAAGAAAAAATACAATCTTGAACTTGACCAAATACTTGATTATAAAACCAAACTTAAACGTCAGCTTGATAACATAGAAGTAAATGAAGATGAAGTTCAAAAAATTGAAAAAAAACTAACCGAATTAAAAAATACTCTTTTAAATCAAGGTGAAGTTATTAATAAAGAAAGAAAAAGTGCAGCTAAGGTCATATGTGAAAAAATTGAAAAGATTTTAAACGAACTCGAACTGAAAAACACAGTATTTGACTTCAATCTTAAAATTCTTGATAAAGTTGATGATAATGCTTTTGCTGAAGGTGAGTTCTTAATCTCAACAAATGCCGGCTTTGAACCAGCTGGGTTGTCTAAAATTGCCTCTGGTGGAGAAATATCAAGAGTAATGCTGGCGATAAAAGATGTATTTGCCGAATCTGACAATGTATCAACTCTAATTTTTGACGAAATAGATACCGGAATTAGCGGTAAAACGGCAAAAAAAGTTGCGGAAAAATTAAAAAATATCTCTAATTACAAACAATTAATTGTTATAACTCACCTGCCAGTAGTAGCCGCGATGGCTGATAGGCATTTCCATATTTCAAAGATACATGATGAT from Deferrivibrio essentukiensis encodes:
- the recN gene encoding DNA repair protein RecN; the protein is MLKALSVRNLGVIEDVFIEFEKGLNIITGETGAGKSVLIGAIKLLLGDRFNKTLIRDESLPVKIEAVFENKFDFLDDEIKAEFDIESEIIVKRIIDPSGKNKISINGNIATLNQLKDIISELVDIHGQHENQKLLNPKNHLKYIDKYIKSDNLKIYKDKFSEYIHLKRKYETLKSEISDLLKNKDFLEFQIKEIEELNIRLPDDLELEDKLNYMTNIEKINENLSAALNNLKDGEINAYSLISDALKNISYTCRYLEKLKDTENRLNSVLYNLDEIASELYEYIQVDEFDPNILNELNARKYRLDNLKKKYNLELDQILDYKTKLKRQLDNIEVNEDEVQKIEKKLTELKNTLLNQGEVINKERKSAAKVICEKIEKILNELELKNTVFDFNLKILDKVDDNAFAEGEFLISTNAGFEPAGLSKIASGGEISRVMLAIKDVFAESDNVSTLIFDEIDTGISGKTAKKVAEKLKNISNYKQLIVITHLPVVAAMADRHFHISKIHDDNTTKTVVSTLDGHAQKEILAAMISGSVTEMSIKQAEELING
- a CDS encoding polyprenyl synthetase family protein, translated to MSEFNLKNYLLFWSKKVDEWLNNYMKPNSAFSLGLTEAMRYSVFAGGKRLRPALIYSAYGIFESYFDKVTPFAAAVEMLHTYSLIHDDLPAMDDDDLRRGKPTNHKVFGEATAILAGDALLTKAFEIMTDKNINTDIPIEMMIEAAHKLAIATGDRGMVAGQFADIKAENSKVGLENVIFIHQHKTAALIGYCTELGAILGFGDEKDKEILKNFGQKIGLAFQIYDDVLDVTSTTEQLGKNAKSDIENNKATYTTFYGVDESIKIANELIDEAINSVECFKAASRPLVEIAKYTTTRNN
- a CDS encoding TlyA family RNA methyltransferase is translated as MPKTRLDKLLTERGLAESREKAQRLIMAGLVLVDNNVIDKPGSQIDETCNITLKETLKYVSRGGLKLETALKYFNLNFKGKIVIDIGASTGGFTDLCLQNGAIKVYSVDVGKNQLHEKLLKDERVINLEKTNFRYITFDAINEKADIIVSDVSFISLTNIIPSIIQFCHEKTEACLLIKPQFEAGAKFVGKNGVVRDKEVHVQVINKIIDFAKEYGLYTKGLVKSSIKGPKGNIEYLLYLKYNSKSEKEIAENEIRKVVYEEYCHCG
- a CDS encoding NAD(+)/NADH kinase, whose product is MKNIAIVAKPHTPNIKDITEKIINFLMSKNKRILLEKRAAEALCVDNYHSENEIRDSADLVIVLGGDGTLISAIRLLQEKSTPVLGINLGRLGFLTDTKIEDATSTLQEVFSGNYMIEKRMKLDVLVKNKYNTTFKAQVINDLVINKGALARIIDIDVTVDNLFMNTYRADGIIISTPTGSTAYTLAAGGPIVYPTLNSIIVTPICPHALSHRPIVLHDTSKLKLKVKDLYDKVFITCDGQEGKKMESGEEVYVEKSNSFANLIVTKHHNYFTLLKEKLGWGRPNA
- the dxs gene encoding 1-deoxy-D-xylulose-5-phosphate synthase, encoding MGIIDNIKLPDGIQALGYDELKELAKDVRELIIDVVSKNGGHLAPSLGVVELTIALLKVFKPDFDRIVWDVGHQSYAYKILTDRKDRFHTLRTYKGISGFIKPSESIYDTFGVGHTSTSISAGLGIKTASDLLGKGQRVVAVIGDGAMTAGLAFEGLNNLGQLDKNMIVILNDNEMSISPNVGAFSRHLSKILSGDIYTKFRKDVQKLLENAPLGGQLLHVAKKMEEGLIGFFTPGAIFEELGLRYIGPIDGHNIKDIVSALNNAKKQDGPVLIHVSTKKGKGYKPAEENPDIYHGVSSFNKDDGKPIKFGAKKTFTNVFGDKLVDMALKNNKIVAITAAMADGTGLKKFAEVFPDRFFDVGIAEQHAVTFAAGLAINGLKPYVAIYSTFLQRAYDQIIHDVALQNLPVVFCIDRAGLVGADGPTHHGSFDISYLRCVPNITIMLPKNLFELEKMLELSENINSPVAIRYPRGSAEDIDGYIDAEVELGLPEIVTNTGEIALITAGHTFSEGFKAKKLLKEKGVDISLINLRFLKPLNKKVLTDAIKDKKLIVTLEDNSIKGGVGEEICSLVMENNICAKVIKLGLPDSFVEHGDVSILKKQLKLDSESVVELILEHA